The following nucleotide sequence is from Populus trichocarpa isolate Nisqually-1 chromosome 11, P.trichocarpa_v4.1, whole genome shotgun sequence.
TTAAGTTAGATAAATATATGTTTATGAAATATTCAAAAGAATTAATTGGATATTATTTATACCATCTCATTGAGAAAAAAAGTGTTTGTCTCAAAGTATCTTTACATTTCTAGAGAAAGAATTTGTTCATGATAGAAGCAATGAGAGAAAACACAAGAACTCCCCAGATATGGTAGAACATGTCATGCATCAATGAGATATCAAATTTTTGTGGAACTAAAAAAGTCTTTCTAGCATATGAAAGACATGAACTGAAAGTTGATATTTATTCAAATGCTTGTTTTCAATTAGATATtgatgatagaaaaaatatcagTCAAGATATGTTTTAACATGAAATAGTGGTGATATGTTGGAAGAGTCCAAACAAGAGACCACAACAAATTCTATAACTAAAGTTGAATATATATGTATCTAAGATGAcaaaaaaagttgtttgaatTAAGAAGTTCATCACTGAACTATGTATGGTTCCTAGCATTATTAATCCAATAGTCTTGTACTATGATAATAATGGAGTCATTGCACAAGTAAAGGAACCGAAGTTTCATCAAagatccaaatatatatttaggtcattttattttattagagaaatcatagaaagaaaagacaTAAGGATACAACGAGTATCTACTAAAGAGAATCATAGGCACTGTCTTAGAAGAAACATGATCACCATATAGAGGGATATGATATTAGTTACATGAGCGATTAACTTTTGTGCAAGTTGAAGATTGTTAGTGAATATGTCTTGTAGCCAATCAATTGGTTACACGTAGCACTagttttattcatgtaaaacatatttattattaataaaaaaaaattatctttaatattcatttatattttattaatgaatataaagtaaagataaagttcatgggataaaaatattttgtaaagaaaattataaaattataattatgaaattcataTTGTATCAAAACATTGTACTTAATGTTCCtggtcaatattttattaagaatgaacattaattagagttgttgaaacttatatatattatgttcaattttttatgaaagaaagcaCATGCTCTTATAAGTTGAGGTATAAGGTATGAAAAATACTTGGAACTAATATGTATGTGCTTGTTAGATGACATGTACAACAAATTAACCCACATGAAAATTTCATATGGATAGATCACTTATATCTATAGAAAGACTCACTGATAATTGTGTAAGTGATATTTAGATTTGAaatcactaaattatcttatataaaaagtgTTATGCTTTTATTCTGACTACACGTTATCCTAATCAAAAGTAATGAATGAGcaaatattgggtataacataaattatatgaagacatttgagtaatcaaaagatgattcatcatcctaaatgaattagagaaaatgtttcatttgttctcaaatagtattaattGCAAAATCATTGAccaaaattgaatgaaatttaaaaaaaaaaatttattcaaaaaatcaattactatagtgttgaaaacaaaaataatttaacaaaataaatatatttcatgctataatatataaatcagaacattcttgataaaaaaaataattacactgaaaaactagttattgaaaaattaaatcaaattatttatgactttttttaatatttaaaaaatcataacagattaacaaatattatataaatcaatcaatcaattattgaattaataataaataatttaatttattattaatttatttaattctattttatttataattataatttatatttgagtcaatttattaaaaaaaacctaataaatcaCACATAAAAGTAATTagtcaaaacttaaaataaaataattataaataagttttagaaattaaaaattagaatatagttaatacaagaaattataattctaaacctaaaaataattaagtaagaatttaattgaataaattttcaaaattattctaaaataatatatatgatattatttaaaaaacaaattactattATTTCAAGTTATTTTCTCAAACTGAAATTTAGCTTTGATACATCTGAATAACCTAGTTGCGTGGTCTTGATTTTAAGCTGTAACAGTTTCAATACGACTGCTATGCCCTTtcgagcaattttttttttttttttgtataaataaataaccctGTCTCCCTGTTCACATTTCATGCAGCAAGGCGATgggaacataaataaacaaaataatgtcTTGTTTCTTCCATGTACAACTTCCATCAAAATTGAACCAAAAGATTTCAGGGCAAGTCTTTTATTATGATAATGCCTCCAACTCTGTCTTCTCTGGAGCTTCTTTCAAAAAGTCAAGGGATGTTTGCACAGTCTGCTTGCAATGACCTGAAAAAGGAATTTCAGTTACTTTTTCGTCACCTGTCACCTGATCTGTGCAATATGCTTGcagataaataaatcaaaatagaaatgTCCGCACAACCTTTTGCcttgttctttttattggaTGATAAGACACAGGATTTCCACTGCTCATATGCAGCATTCCCCATTCTTTTGTGCTTCTTGTGGCTAGAAACCTGAGAAATTTCATGCCAATTGCGTATAAAGGTAAGTGaactttcaaattattttggtcAAAAGATGTATTCCCCAAAGTATATTCAAACTAGTTTctccagaaaataaaataaactgtaTTAGCTGAATTAGTCAAAGCATGCAGAGGCTGCTCAACCACCTTTTACAAATTGAGATATAGGTTAAAAGGCTCATTACAAATCTTAATTGGAAAGAATTTTAAGGTTTGAAAATGGTGTTAAACAAAATTCCTTGCGATTGTATGGTCTTAGAAACTAATTTGGTGGGTCTGGACGGAGTCAAACTCAGTTGGATCTTTCTCAACCATATTGtctaaaaatgaattaaacatAAAGGGCTGCAATGATACCTCTGTTCCATCATCAGATGAAAAATTACCAtcctcaatttttcttttctcaggAAGCACATCCAGAAGTTCTGCATGCAATCAATGAAAAGATATGGATAAAACttataacattaaattaagTAATGATTCCACGGTTCTATTTAGAATATTATTATGCCCATTCTAATGACAACCCAGCAACAGTTATGGCAACAAAAAGAAGTATAAATTGTGACTGAAGTGTACAAATCAATCAGCTAGTACCTCGGTTCCCCTTCACCTCCCTAGgatctttcttttcctttgagaTCCCAAAAACATCAAAGCAGAGATCCTTCATGGACGCAAATACCTACATGTTAAACTAATACAAGTAAATCAAAACTGATGGAAAAGTAAAAACAAGAAAGCACAGTTTTCACCACCAAAGAAATGCGCTCGGATGGAAATTAGGACTCTTACAGAATTGAATTCAGATTCCGATGTGCCACTAACTTCAATCAACTTAAGCTTGTCTACTTTGAGCTATCAAGTTAGAATCATCGACTCATAAGTAAATTGACATGAACAGCATAGTTATCGAAACgcaagaaaataaatgtttgcTTACCTTGTGTTTTTTCGCACACATGTAGAATGCAACTGCGGTGAACACAGGTCTAGTGAAGTCGGCATTTGCTCGCCTTGAAGCAGGCAATGATGCAATAAACCGGTCCTTATACCTAAACAATCAACAACTCTAAATCAGATCAGACATCCACAAATCCATTTGTGAGTCAAGGTAGCGCAATAATGtcattattaacaaaaactattttagGATCAACGAACATAAATCGAAGACCATGATAACCAATCACATAAAGCATTTCCAAAGATAAATTGAAGATTCCCTTCTGAATTTGCTTGCCAGTCATTTTTACAAACACGTAGCGAGCACCAAACTACAAAGGAAAATCCTACATGGACTCCATTTAGTTGATGAGTAAAATGTAgtgaaaaatacagaaaatgaaaagggaacTTACAGTGATAAACCTTTTTTGACGAAAGGAATGAGCCTAATACAACCAAATTGAATCCCCAATTCTCTAATATCCAGCTTTGTCCTACACCACCCAACAACAACCAACCAAACACCAACAGTTCCATTAATACTACAACAGTACGTTTCACATCAAATCATCAGCATTAAGATAAAATTACTCACTTGACACCGAGAGTGTTTTGCAACGAATTGAAGGATCTATTGTAGGCCTTCTCAGACATTCCACTCAATCTGATAGCAGCTTGTCTATCAAAAATCACTTGAAaactatatacatatatataaacatataacccattagaaattattttataagttttcgtttcaaaaagaaaaagaaaaagaaaaagaaaaagaaaggggggAAACCTGGTTGCGGCGATTTCTAAGCAGATAATAGCCTTACAAACCTctccctacaaaaaaaaaaaaaaaagccatttgggatgtttttttaaaaagaaattatgtgAGAAACAAAGGCATAATAATACTTACGACTCCAATGACAGAGGAATCGAACTGAACATCGCAAAGACGACGGAGCTCCGCTGCTTTCCGAATGATATGCTTGGTTTCCCAGAGACCAAGTTTCTTTGCAATTTCGGACAGATCCATCTATTTGCTTTGAGCgaggaaaaaaagggtttttttttcccttttctttggCATTTGCGGAGTGATATAAGTGGGCGGGGAACTGAAACCCACCATTTTGGCggcaacaattttattttcctttttgaacGCTCTTTCCGCTGAAACTTCCCGCCAATGTTTTGGGCACCGAAATTAAGTTGAGTTGGGTCTGTGCCCTTTTTTATGTATCCGTATTATTTTGGATGTGttaatgcattttattttagaaaatattaaattaataattttcagttttttattggttttaatgcgttaatttcaaaaataaaaataaatctaaaataaattattttaatatatttttaaaaaaatataaaaatatatcttacatCACAATACctacaaataaattatcatcCTTCGTACATCCACAACAtactttattgtattttttttatcccctcTTAAAATGCATAAGCAACATGAtaaatttatgtaaattatCTCCCacttatattcaaaatattaataccTGATGCTATTTAGGATATTATACTAAATGTGATTTGTACCATACAAATCATTATTAGTTAGTGTGTTTTTAGGATGTGGGTGTTTTATCAAAGCATTagacataatttattataaattgctataatgaaattagtttttttgttattagatGGAAAAAACGAAGTCTTGGAAGTGAGGGTATTTTGATCTTCTTCACTAACTCGTTGGTCATTATAAGATTGTTGGGGGCTATGTTagtcttttctaatttttatatagtatAATTACACTTTTACCCTCAAGATCAACAAAATTTAGAGTTGTTAACCAATAGTTTTTTCGacttttcttttacaattttatagttccgcattaatttttttaatattggttttgtgattatatttgatttattttctatgggtTTATCCTAGTTTTatgaatataagttttttttaaaattgttttgtttatgtttgattttataagattagtctaattcatctatatttttttatatacaaatgaactttaatttttaaaataaaaaatatttatttttaaataatatttcttatatatccGGCCTTGTGTGATATTTTTCTAGGGTatgaatttattcaatcaattccatttgtatttctatttatattatcttatattgatttaaataaataagttcagtAAACACAATCAagtaaatatctcattttatGTGATTGAATATATTGATCTACattcatctcttaattttttttcaatttctcttttgattattgttaactattttttttgtttatttacatagatagttattaatttatttaattagatgcttaCATAGCCTGCATACTcgatatttttttggaaaaaaacatttataaccCGCAGTGAAGCGTGGATTAAATAactagtgtatatatatagtgttgAATTATAtgtctattatttattaaatggcTTATATcatagattttaaaaagaatacatcaaaaacttaatttattacaTCATTGACCACTAGGTActtaatcgtttttttttttttttttgggggccACCATCCCCATTAGAAAAAACGTGCTAGATGGGATGTTAGTATGCCACTTGTTAGAGAAGCTCTTGGAGCCAAAGCCACCAAGTAGGAAAAGAATTGTCACTAACAACTTTTGACCTTGATTGAAGAGGAGATTGCAGCCGTACTtgacatgacatgacatgaGGCAGCGAGCAAACACATGGATTTCGCTCTCTTATGCAACACGAGGATCAATAAAGATGAGGCTTCGATTCTGAAAACACGAggatcttttcatttttttttattgaaaagatgAGATAAAGatatacaatttttattttaattagctgtttaaatcaaatgttattgataatattttatttggccatcaaatcaatagttagAGCATTTCCAATCGGGCAGctaaaaaaataggtaaaataaaaaagttatacttTTAGCTTTTATGTTTACTTTTAAGCATTCCAATTGGTCAGCCAAATGAATAGATAAAATAGTTTTCTAAGACAAGAAGTGtcatttctatatttttctgtAGCAAAAGGCAAAAGTAAATGAAAGTACTGGccaacatttttttcatttggtttatatggctaaaGTCTTATTTTGTATCCGTTGGCCaacgtttattttttttcttttaaaaacataacAGAAGGAAGAAAATTTACCTGCAAATTTCAAAACCTTGCATTGTGCCTCACCCTTCTctctaatttagaaaaataagaatcaattgTTCTCcggttaattaataacatcgatTGTGTTAATTAGCTGAAATCAAAAGGTATGCTTGCTTAAagactttttctattttttcttttgcatctcTTGATTCTTAAgaccttttgttgttaatttgttatttgtgatgatttttatttctttgttattttatgtttttgatatgggttaaggaagataatttttatttatattgttatctttgacaaaattgaaaggaaGTAATGATGGTagctgatattgataaaaacatggaatgacatatcttaaatttatttttgattgtctgttttaatttgaggtcaattatattttgtttcgtTGAAAATGCAACTAAACCAGTATATCAATCCTCTTTTAGTTCCCAAAAATGGTCAAATTGTAATGGTTGTATGATTAGATTAATGTTAGAATATGTAAAAGGCAATTCTTATATTAATTCACATGTATGGAAACTACAAAATTGCTAGACATTGAATGTGAGCTTCCTTTACACCCTCTTATAAggttttaacttgagtttttttttttttttaatgtagatggaTTCAAATTTTTGAAGCTCTTTTACCAACTTTCTTATGAGCGAGTCAGAAGATATTTTCTCTCAACCAAGTGATTCTAATCAATTATTTGATGACTTAACATACTTGAATTTAAATGtccatacaataaaaaaatcacaaagaagtaaaaCTTCTCACCAGATGAATATTGTTTACTTGTCTCTGCATGGTTAAATACAAGTAAGGATCTAATTATAGGTgttgaacaacaaacaaaacaattatggGCTTGAGTACATGCTTGCTTTGTAGAGAATGAAGGAAACTTGAATAATTATTCCCAAATAAGCATCACAAGTAGatggcaagaaataaatagagaagtcgataaatttgttggatttgttactcaaattgaaaatcgtCAGCAAAGTGGTATAACCGAAGAATCaagggtaattttaatattcatttccatgttaaaataatgttaaattatttgacacatattttaacattattgaatttctttaattttttaccagATTAATGATGTTTGGCAAATGTATATTTCTTGCGTTGGCAAACAATTTCAACTAGAACATTGTTGggttatcttaagaaaagaacTCAAATG
It contains:
- the LOC7495305 gene encoding origin of replication complex subunit 6 is translated as MDLSEIAKKLGLWETKHIIRKAAELRRLCDVQFDSSVIGVGEVCKAIICLEIAATSFQVIFDRQAAIRLSGMSEKAYNRSFNSLQNTLGVKTKLDIRELGIQFGCIRLIPFVKKGLSLYKDRFIASLPASRRANADFTRPVFTAVAFYMCAKKHKLKVDKLKLIEVSGTSESEFNSVFASMKDLCFDVFGISKEKKDPREVKGNRELLDVLPEKRKIEDGNFSSDDGTEVSSHKKHKRMGNAAYEQWKSCVLSSNKKNKAKGHCKQTVQTSLDFLKEAPEKTELEALS